In the genome of Myxococcus stipitatus, one region contains:
- a CDS encoding DUF5908 family protein produces the protein MPLIVDEVVITVEVTNAAAGGASPASGGGGGSTEDKQALISECVEQVMELLRQREER, from the coding sequence ATGCCGCTCATCGTCGACGAGGTCGTCATCACCGTGGAGGTCACGAACGCGGCAGCGGGGGGCGCGTCACCGGCCTCTGGCGGTGGCGGCGGGAGCACCGAGGACAAGCAGGCCCTCATCAGCGAGTGCGTCGAACAGGTGATGGAGCTGCTGCGGCAGCGAGAGGAGCGCTGA
- a CDS encoding phage tail protein: MPAQYPVPVFHFTVEWGGSRVGFSEVGGLTQENQAIEYRDGSFLEYSSIKMPGLRKFSNVTLKRGIVKGDNQFFKWLSTVKLNTVERRNLIISLLNEDHQPVMVWKVMNAFPVKVEGPALKASGNEVAIESIELAHEGLELQSE, translated from the coding sequence ATGCCAGCCCAATATCCAGTCCCTGTCTTTCATTTCACCGTCGAATGGGGTGGGAGCCGCGTCGGCTTCTCCGAGGTCGGCGGTCTCACGCAGGAGAACCAGGCCATCGAGTACCGGGACGGTTCGTTCCTCGAGTACTCGTCCATCAAGATGCCCGGGCTCCGCAAGTTCTCCAACGTGACGCTCAAGCGCGGCATCGTCAAGGGAGACAACCAGTTCTTCAAGTGGCTGAGCACCGTGAAGCTCAACACGGTGGAGCGCCGCAACCTCATCATCAGCCTGCTCAACGAGGATCACCAGCCGGTGATGGTGTGGAAGGTGATGAATGCCTTCCCGGTGAAGGTGGAAGGGCCCGCGCTCAAGGCCTCCGGCAACGAAGTCGCCATCGAGTCCATCGAGCTGGCTCACGAGGGCCTCGAGCTCCAGAGCGAGTAA
- a CDS encoding DUF4255 domain-containing protein produces MLDIALKFLAQELNAYLLTRTGSEFGKAEMTRLVDDTGKYVLKEDQLGVSLIHLDEERILKSQVPETRLTGGKHVLLEPPLKLNLHILYAARFTHYDQALRYLALVLTFFQAHSSFTPEAYPGLDGRIEKLTAELQSLSYEQVNQVWAFIGGKQLPSAIYKVRMVLLQDTAQTSIQQPLTQLDTNLHFR; encoded by the coding sequence ATGCTGGACATCGCGCTCAAGTTCCTGGCTCAGGAACTCAATGCCTATCTGCTCACCCGAACCGGCTCGGAGTTCGGCAAGGCGGAGATGACGCGGCTGGTGGATGACACGGGCAAGTACGTCCTCAAGGAGGACCAGCTCGGTGTCTCCCTCATCCACCTGGACGAGGAGCGCATCCTCAAGTCCCAGGTCCCCGAGACACGGCTCACCGGAGGCAAGCATGTCCTCCTGGAGCCACCGCTCAAGCTCAACCTCCACATCCTCTATGCGGCCCGGTTCACGCATTACGACCAGGCGCTGCGCTATCTCGCCCTCGTCCTCACGTTCTTCCAGGCGCACTCATCCTTCACACCCGAGGCGTATCCCGGGCTGGATGGCCGCATCGAGAAGCTGACCGCCGAGCTCCAGTCGCTCAGCTACGAGCAGGTCAACCAGGTCTGGGCCTTCATCGGAGGCAAGCAGCTGCCCTCCGCCATCTACAAGGTCCGCATGGTGCTCCTGCAGGACACCGCCCAGACGTCCATCCAACAGCCGCTCACGCAGCTCGACACCAACCTCCACTTCCGATGA
- a CDS encoding phage tail sheath family protein, producing MPTYRTPDVYVEEIQTFPPSVAEVGTSIPAFIGWTEKATKASANDLLLKPTKVYSIKEYEALFGFPAAPDIPVTVTEAGGVISAATVAPPTTWYLLYYAVKMFFDNGGAQCYVISVGTYSPTPATSTFTLTGDASTSPVTGYGLQDGLDALSLEDEPTLVVIPESVNLSSGDYTTLVQAVLAQCNRLRDRFAIFDLHGGGTSLDSAGLTANRGYFGNNFLKYGAAYYPFVKTAFNHYVNEGETNIKVALNGGAAAGLDTFKTTNTNVYNQVKQALKDHYITMPPSAAVAGVYAATDSARGVWKAPANMSLADVIEPVVKLDNLKQDDFNVDATTGKSINAVRAFAGKGTLVWGARTLAGNDNEWRYVNVRRFFSVVEESIKKSTYWAVFEPNDANTWVKVRGMIENYLTDKWREGALAGATPKDAFFVKCGLGSTMNPQDILEGRLNVEIGMAVVRPAEFIVLKFSHKLQTS from the coding sequence ATGCCCACCTACCGCACTCCCGATGTCTATGTGGAAGAGATACAGACGTTCCCTCCGTCCGTCGCGGAGGTCGGCACGTCGATTCCCGCCTTCATCGGCTGGACCGAGAAGGCCACCAAGGCCTCCGCGAACGACCTGCTGCTGAAGCCCACCAAGGTCTACTCCATCAAGGAGTACGAGGCCCTCTTCGGCTTCCCGGCCGCGCCGGACATCCCGGTCACCGTCACCGAGGCGGGCGGGGTCATCTCCGCGGCCACCGTCGCGCCGCCCACCACGTGGTACCTGCTCTACTACGCGGTGAAGATGTTCTTCGATAACGGCGGAGCGCAGTGCTACGTCATCTCCGTCGGGACGTACTCGCCCACGCCGGCCACCTCCACCTTCACCCTCACGGGAGACGCCAGCACCAGCCCCGTCACCGGCTACGGCCTGCAGGACGGCCTGGACGCGCTGTCGCTGGAGGACGAGCCCACGCTCGTCGTCATCCCCGAGTCGGTGAACCTGAGCAGCGGCGACTACACCACGCTGGTGCAGGCCGTGCTCGCCCAGTGCAACCGGCTCCGGGACCGCTTCGCCATCTTCGACCTCCACGGGGGCGGCACGAGCCTGGACTCGGCGGGGCTCACCGCCAACCGCGGCTACTTCGGCAACAACTTCCTGAAGTACGGCGCGGCCTACTACCCCTTCGTCAAGACGGCCTTCAACCACTACGTCAACGAGGGCGAGACGAACATCAAGGTCGCGCTCAACGGGGGCGCCGCCGCGGGCCTGGACACCTTCAAGACGACGAACACGAACGTCTACAACCAGGTGAAGCAGGCCCTGAAGGACCACTACATCACCATGCCGCCCAGCGCCGCCGTGGCGGGTGTCTATGCCGCCACCGACTCCGCGCGAGGCGTGTGGAAGGCCCCGGCCAACATGAGCCTGGCGGACGTCATCGAGCCGGTGGTGAAGCTCGACAACCTCAAGCAGGACGACTTCAACGTCGACGCCACCACGGGCAAGTCCATCAATGCCGTGCGCGCCTTCGCGGGCAAGGGCACCCTGGTGTGGGGTGCTCGCACGCTGGCCGGCAACGACAACGAGTGGCGCTACGTGAATGTCCGCCGCTTCTTCAGCGTGGTGGAGGAGTCCATCAAGAAGTCCACCTATTGGGCGGTCTTCGAGCCCAACGACGCGAACACCTGGGTGAAGGTGCGCGGGATGATTGAAAACTACCTCACCGACAAGTGGCGTGAGGGAGCGCTCGCGGGCGCCACGCCGAAGGATGCCTTCTTCGTCAAGTGTGGCCTCGGCTCGACGATGAACCCGCAGGACATCCTCGAGGGGCGGCTGAACGTCGAGATTGGCATGGCGGTGGTGCGGCCGGCCGAGTTCATCGTCCTGAAGTTCTCCCACAAGTTGCAGACGTCCTGA
- a CDS encoding GPW/gp25 family protein: MASDIPGGTYTSFLGTGWSFPPRFDKESGEVRMHSDEEDIEASLRILFGTTEGERFLQPRYGLDMHELLFEPMSTTLRTFLKDRVRTAILIHEPRIQLLSLDVSSPDPNEGTLQIALEYEVRATNSRFNLVFPFYRTDSNEVRGAAGASRR, translated from the coding sequence ATGGCCTCGGACATTCCTGGTGGCACCTATACCTCCTTCCTCGGCACGGGCTGGAGCTTCCCGCCCCGCTTCGACAAGGAGAGCGGCGAGGTCCGGATGCACTCCGACGAGGAGGACATCGAAGCGAGCCTGCGCATCCTCTTCGGCACCACGGAGGGGGAGCGCTTCCTCCAGCCCCGCTACGGGCTGGACATGCACGAGCTGCTCTTCGAGCCGATGAGCACCACCCTGCGCACCTTCCTCAAGGACCGCGTGCGCACGGCCATCCTCATCCACGAGCCGCGCATCCAGTTGCTCTCGCTGGACGTGTCCAGCCCCGACCCCAACGAGGGCACGCTCCAGATTGCCCTCGAGTACGAGGTCCGCGCGACGAATTCGCGCTTCAACCTCGTCTTCCCTTTCTACCGGACCGACAGCAACGAGGTCCGGGGCGCCGCTGGCGCTTCCCGCCGCTGA
- a CDS encoding RICIN domain-containing protein has product MKHTFAAQTALAVILLSSSAPAFEIRNRTNDKCLDVYAYLDHNGARTASWECWGGPNQQWYWNGEEIRSAMNDKCLDIFGSNTNDGAQVTIWECNGGDNQRWYWDGNMLRSRLNGKCLEIYGFNNNNGALINTWDCSDGLNQQWYLR; this is encoded by the coding sequence TTGAAACACACGTTCGCAGCACAGACGGCCCTCGCGGTCATCCTCCTCTCGTCGTCGGCGCCTGCCTTTGAAATCAGGAACAGGACGAACGACAAGTGCCTGGACGTCTACGCCTACCTCGACCACAACGGCGCGCGCACCGCCTCGTGGGAATGTTGGGGCGGTCCCAACCAGCAGTGGTACTGGAATGGCGAGGAGATTCGCAGCGCCATGAACGACAAGTGCCTGGATATCTTCGGCAGCAACACCAACGACGGCGCGCAGGTCACCATCTGGGAGTGCAACGGCGGGGACAATCAGCGCTGGTACTGGGACGGCAACATGCTCCGCAGCAGGCTCAACGGGAAGTGCCTGGAGATCTACGGCTTCAACAACAACAACGGCGCGTTGATCAACACCTGGGACTGCTCGGACGGTCTCAACCAGCAGTGGTATCTGCGCTGA
- a CDS encoding PAAR domain-containing protein, with the protein MPAAVKVGDTSNHGGTITGPGASTVLVKGMPGAVAGDLHVCSLPPNGHQPTASPFPSGSATVFFAGRPALRITDACACGAMAAVGEPTVIIN; encoded by the coding sequence ATGCCCGCCGCGGTCAAGGTCGGAGACACGAGCAATCACGGAGGCACCATCACCGGGCCGGGCGCGAGCACCGTGCTCGTCAAGGGCATGCCGGGCGCGGTGGCGGGCGACCTCCACGTCTGCTCCCTGCCGCCCAACGGGCACCAGCCCACCGCGAGTCCCTTTCCCTCGGGCAGCGCCACGGTGTTCTTCGCCGGGCGGCCCGCGCTGCGCATCACCGACGCATGCGCCTGTGGCGCCATGGCGGCGGTGGGCGAACCCACGGTCATCATCAACTGA
- a CDS encoding cell wall protein translates to MEESFASLVTAMRRLSERLSGQPLPPISRAPQKAPAPPPPPEVTPVVEQPVACAVIGCRQPVRTLGYCSAHYQKRRLMVSTGRLHAAWVEHATPNSIPDVILSRRRRSTSEAPAAQPAASTPAPAPAGPRVWVRKKGQAQAVGASGEEGGPSLPTLPPALRPSNSADVGDTVKRWAEEFLANKRRN, encoded by the coding sequence GTGGAGGAGTCGTTCGCCTCCCTCGTCACGGCCATGCGCCGCCTGTCCGAGCGCCTGAGCGGGCAACCTCTTCCCCCCATCAGCCGAGCCCCCCAGAAGGCTCCCGCGCCGCCGCCGCCCCCCGAGGTCACCCCCGTCGTCGAGCAGCCCGTGGCCTGCGCTGTCATTGGCTGCCGGCAGCCCGTCCGCACCCTCGGGTACTGTTCGGCGCACTACCAGAAGCGCCGGCTGATGGTCTCTACCGGACGGCTCCACGCCGCCTGGGTGGAGCACGCCACGCCCAACTCCATCCCGGACGTCATCCTCTCCCGCCGCCGTCGCAGCACGTCGGAGGCCCCCGCAGCGCAGCCCGCCGCCAGCACCCCGGCGCCCGCGCCCGCCGGGCCCCGCGTGTGGGTTCGCAAGAAGGGCCAGGCCCAGGCCGTTGGCGCCTCGGGCGAAGAGGGAGGCCCGTCTCTCCCCACGCTCCCGCCCGCGCTGCGCCCGTCGAACTCCGCGGACGTCGGTGACACCGTGAAGCGGTGGGCCGAAGAGTTCCTCGCGAACAAGCGCCGGAACTGA
- a CDS encoding phage tail protein: MPNYYPPVGFHFQVEILGLPRDDNDLRFTEVSGLSLELGTEEVAEGGENRFIQKYPTRTKYPELVLKRGLLVSSKVQGWIRQCMEDYRIEPKNIDVKLLNEEHQPLLTWHVVGAYPTKWSVSDLNSTNNAVVIETLQLFYQSFRLDRS; the protein is encoded by the coding sequence ATGCCCAACTACTATCCGCCCGTCGGCTTCCACTTCCAGGTCGAGATTCTCGGCCTGCCCCGGGACGACAACGACTTGCGCTTCACCGAGGTGAGCGGTCTGTCCCTCGAGCTGGGGACCGAAGAGGTCGCCGAGGGCGGAGAGAACCGCTTCATCCAGAAGTACCCCACGCGGACGAAGTACCCGGAGCTGGTGCTCAAGCGCGGTCTGCTCGTGAGCTCGAAGGTGCAGGGGTGGATCCGGCAGTGCATGGAGGACTACCGGATTGAGCCCAAGAACATCGACGTGAAGCTCCTCAACGAGGAGCACCAGCCTCTCCTCACCTGGCACGTGGTGGGCGCCTACCCGACGAAGTGGTCGGTGAGCGACCTCAACTCCACCAACAACGCGGTGGTCATCGAGACCCTGCAGCTCTTCTACCAGTCCTTCCGCCTCGACAGGTCCTAG
- a CDS encoding baseplate J/gp47 family protein, producing MSDQDIIQNHISELGQSQDERLPRELGAHHADVDERTPEQLMMFARRFSRFVNYYRGTTAAASGNWESFFPADEDQAARVLSTEDGGAPAHLALWASFLKLYELPREALNGLTGLHMDFFYRSVLRFEKQGAVPDRAHVLLELKKNTAPVRVGPEHRFLGGKDASGAELVYAPVRDTVVGRGKVTSLRSVFVDSAGQGTVRFAPIANSLDGLGAELQGDEPKWPGFGSQALPAAELGFALASPVLRMAEGRRRVSLRLRLGGLPQSRMSSALATSGLQVYVTGQKSWVGPLPLTGSLASDVLQLDFEVPASEQSIVDYDEKVHGYAYTATAPVVQVFLKAGAALGYEDVKDLDVKDARVSVDVSGITSLQLESDAGRLDPKKAFLPFGSQPAVGSRLMVGCPEALTKKLSEVKLELQWQGLPGDFTQHYSNYGLAGIDNDYFTVSTSFQDAGTWAQRSQGHALFTPLSTTGARELTFTPGSTSHSRPLLSGYKVYALQAAGNLWARRAAQAYVRRSPVFRSFLTTIPDARPGFITLALEHDFKHARYRTKSIELALKFSKSGTGDPVVLSEPYTPTLQGISLSYKAHSDTVSIQSRELEDFSNPDVHFFLIGAFGQMREHGYQRQQFGFVPDKSVPLFPRYLDEGELFVGLSGLQANDSVSLLFQVAEGSADPELARQPLRWSVLCDNYWKALGQGEVVLDTTNHLLTSGTVTFVIPREATVHNTVLPGGLVWLKAAVTRDTGAVSQLVRVAANAVEVRLQEEGAHAAHLLAPLPEGKIGKLKTPIAAVRSVNQPFASFGGRPEESDEALRTRAAERLRHRGRCLTAWDYERLVLGHFPGVYHAKCIPHAKDGSWLAPGHALVVVIPDLRNKNARDPLEPKVDADTLSRIDGFLREHTGMQVQARAKNPRYQRIQLDFKVKLRPGFEFNFYSKLLEQELIQFLSPWAFSAERRLTFGGHVYKSVLLDFVEEREYVDFVTDFKMYSHTGGSGAQDVQEAQPQTPDALLVSAPMHLIQDAEA from the coding sequence ATGTCAGACCAGGACATCATCCAGAACCACATCTCCGAGCTCGGGCAGAGTCAGGACGAGCGCCTGCCTCGCGAGCTGGGAGCGCACCACGCGGACGTGGACGAGCGCACGCCCGAACAGTTGATGATGTTCGCCCGGCGGTTCTCCCGGTTCGTCAACTACTACCGGGGCACCACCGCGGCGGCGTCGGGCAACTGGGAGTCGTTCTTCCCCGCGGACGAGGACCAGGCCGCGCGCGTGCTGTCGACCGAGGACGGAGGCGCGCCCGCGCACCTGGCGCTGTGGGCCTCGTTCCTCAAGCTGTACGAGCTGCCGCGGGAGGCCCTCAATGGCCTCACCGGGCTCCACATGGACTTCTTCTACCGGAGCGTGCTGCGCTTCGAGAAGCAAGGCGCCGTCCCGGACCGTGCCCATGTCCTGCTGGAGCTGAAGAAGAACACCGCGCCGGTGCGCGTCGGACCGGAGCACCGCTTCCTGGGCGGGAAGGATGCCTCGGGCGCGGAGCTCGTCTACGCCCCCGTCCGGGACACGGTGGTGGGGCGCGGGAAGGTGACGTCCCTGCGCTCCGTCTTCGTCGACTCCGCGGGGCAGGGCACCGTCCGCTTCGCGCCCATCGCCAACTCGCTGGATGGCCTGGGCGCGGAGCTTCAGGGCGACGAGCCGAAGTGGCCGGGCTTTGGAAGCCAGGCGCTGCCCGCCGCGGAGCTGGGCTTCGCCCTGGCCTCTCCCGTCCTGCGCATGGCGGAAGGGCGCCGCAGGGTGTCGCTGCGGCTGAGGCTGGGCGGCCTGCCGCAGAGCCGGATGAGCTCCGCGCTGGCCACCTCCGGCCTCCAGGTCTACGTCACCGGACAGAAGAGCTGGGTGGGGCCGCTGCCGCTGACCGGGAGCCTCGCGTCGGACGTGCTCCAGCTCGACTTCGAGGTGCCCGCGAGCGAGCAGTCCATCGTCGACTACGACGAGAAGGTCCACGGCTACGCGTACACGGCCACGGCGCCCGTCGTGCAGGTCTTCCTCAAGGCCGGGGCCGCGCTGGGCTACGAGGACGTGAAGGACCTGGACGTGAAGGACGCGCGCGTCTCGGTGGACGTGTCGGGCATTACGTCGTTGCAGCTGGAGAGCGACGCGGGGCGGCTGGACCCGAAGAAGGCCTTCCTGCCCTTCGGCTCGCAGCCCGCGGTGGGCTCGCGCTTGATGGTGGGCTGCCCCGAGGCGCTGACGAAGAAGCTCTCGGAGGTGAAGCTGGAGCTCCAGTGGCAGGGGCTGCCGGGCGACTTCACCCAGCACTACTCGAACTACGGCCTTGCGGGCATCGACAATGACTACTTCACCGTGTCCACCTCGTTCCAGGACGCGGGGACGTGGGCGCAGCGCAGCCAGGGCCATGCGCTGTTCACCCCGCTGAGCACCACTGGCGCCCGGGAGCTGACCTTCACGCCGGGCAGCACGTCCCACTCGCGTCCGCTCTTGAGTGGCTACAAGGTCTACGCGCTCCAGGCCGCGGGCAACCTCTGGGCGCGGCGGGCCGCGCAGGCCTACGTGCGCAGGAGCCCGGTGTTCCGCTCCTTCCTCACCACCATCCCTGACGCGCGCCCCGGCTTCATCACGCTCGCGCTGGAGCACGACTTCAAGCACGCCCGCTACCGGACGAAGTCCATCGAGCTCGCGCTGAAGTTCAGCAAGAGCGGGACGGGGGACCCCGTCGTCCTGAGCGAGCCGTACACCCCGACGCTCCAGGGCATCTCGCTCTCCTACAAGGCCCACTCCGACACGGTGTCCATCCAGTCGCGCGAGCTGGAGGACTTCTCCAACCCGGATGTCCACTTCTTCCTCATCGGCGCCTTCGGGCAGATGCGGGAGCACGGCTACCAGCGCCAGCAGTTCGGCTTCGTCCCGGACAAGTCGGTGCCGCTGTTCCCGCGCTACCTCGACGAGGGCGAACTGTTCGTCGGACTGAGCGGCCTCCAGGCCAACGACAGCGTGAGCCTGCTGTTCCAGGTGGCCGAGGGCAGCGCCGACCCGGAGCTGGCGCGACAGCCCCTGCGCTGGTCCGTCCTCTGCGACAACTACTGGAAGGCGCTGGGGCAGGGCGAGGTGGTGCTCGACACCACGAACCACCTGCTGACCAGCGGCACGGTGACGTTCGTGATTCCCCGCGAGGCGACGGTGCACAACACCGTGCTCCCCGGGGGACTCGTCTGGCTCAAGGCCGCGGTGACACGCGACACGGGCGCCGTCTCACAGCTCGTCCGCGTGGCGGCCAACGCCGTGGAGGTCCGGCTCCAGGAGGAGGGCGCGCATGCCGCGCATCTGCTGGCGCCGCTGCCCGAGGGGAAGATTGGCAAGCTCAAGACGCCCATCGCCGCCGTGCGAAGCGTCAACCAGCCCTTCGCGTCCTTCGGCGGCAGGCCCGAGGAGTCCGATGAAGCGCTCCGCACTCGGGCCGCGGAGCGGCTGCGCCACCGAGGCCGGTGCCTCACCGCGTGGGACTACGAGCGCCTGGTGCTGGGCCACTTCCCCGGCGTGTACCACGCCAAGTGCATCCCCCACGCGAAGGACGGCTCCTGGCTCGCGCCGGGCCACGCGCTGGTGGTCGTCATCCCGGACCTGCGCAACAAGAACGCGCGGGACCCGCTGGAGCCCAAGGTGGACGCGGACACGCTCAGCCGCATCGACGGGTTCCTGCGAGAGCACACCGGCATGCAGGTCCAGGCGCGAGCGAAGAATCCGCGCTACCAGCGTATCCAACTCGACTTCAAGGTGAAGCTCCGCCCGGGCTTCGAGTTCAACTTCTACAGCAAGCTCCTGGAACAGGAGCTCATCCAATTCCTGTCGCCGTGGGCCTTCTCCGCGGAGCGTCGGCTCACGTTCGGCGGACATGTCTACAAGTCCGTGCTGCTCGATTTCGTCGAGGAGCGCGAGTACGTCGACTTCGTCACTGACTTCAAGATGTACAGCCACACGGGGGGCAGCGGCGCCCAGGACGTCCAGGAGGCCCAGCCCCAGACGCCGGATGCGCTGCTGGTCTCCGCACCCATGCACCTCATCCAGGACGCGGAGGCGTGA
- the vgrG gene encoding type VI secretion system tip protein VgrG, producing the protein MPEERSLPIPAGHREFTVKVNGEVAPREHQLLSVSITRQVNRLPSARLAYLDGAAASSDFPVSNGDLFVPGSEIEVLAGTGDDLVSLFKGVVVRQALKVRERSAPQLQVDCRHKAQKLTVGRKSAYYFDQPDSDVISSLLSRAGVDADVEDTSVTHKQLVQFNATDWDFLLARAEANGKLVLTDGDQVVVKAPDFGGSPACALHFGATILELDAEMDARLQLAAVKSLTWDPAQQAVVEKEAEDPGVSGPGNLSSDDLASVVGLESFPLRHAALAEEEAQAWANAQWLKSKMCKVSGRAKCEGVGTVEPGKLVTLSGVGRRYSGDVFVTGVRHDFDTVQGWKTHVQFGSTDRWAAEEQTMSSPKAGALVPGVSGLQVGTVVSNEDEDGEHRVRVRLPMVNNEEEGIWARVASPDAGEERGFFFRPEVGDEVVVGFLEDDPRSAIILGMLHSSAKAAPLQGSDDNHEKVYQSRSKMRIYLDDEKKVLQLETPAGNKVTLSEEDKTLKLEDQNGNKLEMTADGIKLESVKALELKAGTELKLESGTALNAKGGTELKLEGTSAAEVSSSAITKIKGGIVQLN; encoded by the coding sequence ATGCCCGAAGAGCGCTCACTTCCCATTCCGGCCGGGCACCGCGAGTTCACCGTGAAGGTGAACGGAGAGGTCGCCCCCCGCGAGCACCAGCTGCTCTCGGTGAGCATCACCCGCCAGGTCAACCGCCTGCCGTCCGCGCGCCTGGCGTACCTGGACGGCGCGGCGGCCTCCAGCGACTTCCCGGTGAGCAACGGGGACCTCTTCGTGCCGGGCAGCGAGATTGAAGTCCTCGCGGGCACGGGCGACGACCTCGTCTCCTTGTTCAAGGGCGTGGTCGTCCGCCAGGCGCTGAAGGTCCGCGAGCGCAGCGCGCCGCAGCTCCAGGTGGACTGCCGCCACAAGGCGCAGAAGCTCACCGTGGGGCGCAAGAGCGCCTACTACTTCGACCAGCCGGACAGCGACGTCATCTCCTCGCTGCTGAGCCGCGCGGGCGTGGACGCGGACGTGGAGGACACGTCCGTCACGCACAAGCAGCTGGTGCAGTTCAACGCCACCGACTGGGACTTCCTGCTCGCCCGGGCCGAGGCCAACGGGAAGCTGGTGCTGACCGACGGCGACCAGGTGGTGGTGAAGGCGCCGGACTTCGGCGGCTCACCCGCGTGCGCGCTGCACTTCGGCGCCACCATCCTGGAGCTGGACGCGGAGATGGACGCGCGGCTCCAGCTGGCCGCCGTGAAGAGCCTGACGTGGGACCCCGCGCAGCAGGCCGTGGTGGAGAAGGAGGCCGAGGACCCGGGCGTCAGCGGCCCCGGCAACCTCTCCAGCGACGACCTGGCCTCGGTGGTGGGCCTGGAGAGCTTCCCGTTGCGCCACGCGGCGCTGGCCGAGGAGGAGGCGCAGGCGTGGGCCAACGCGCAGTGGCTCAAGTCGAAGATGTGCAAGGTGAGCGGCCGCGCGAAGTGCGAGGGCGTGGGCACCGTCGAGCCCGGAAAGCTCGTCACGTTGAGCGGGGTGGGGCGGCGCTACAGCGGGGACGTCTTCGTCACGGGCGTGCGGCACGACTTCGACACCGTCCAGGGCTGGAAGACCCACGTGCAGTTCGGGAGCACGGACCGGTGGGCGGCGGAGGAGCAGACGATGTCCTCGCCCAAGGCCGGCGCGCTCGTGCCCGGGGTCAGCGGGCTCCAGGTGGGCACGGTGGTGAGCAACGAGGACGAGGACGGCGAGCACCGCGTGCGCGTCCGGCTGCCCATGGTGAACAACGAGGAGGAGGGCATCTGGGCGCGCGTGGCCAGCCCCGACGCGGGCGAGGAGCGCGGCTTCTTCTTCCGCCCCGAAGTGGGGGACGAGGTCGTGGTGGGCTTCCTCGAGGACGACCCGAGGAGCGCCATCATCCTGGGCATGCTGCACAGCAGCGCGAAGGCGGCGCCGCTGCAGGGCTCGGATGACAACCACGAGAAGGTCTACCAGAGCCGCTCGAAGATGCGCATCTACCTGGACGACGAGAAGAAGGTCCTCCAGCTGGAGACGCCCGCGGGCAACAAGGTCACGCTGAGCGAGGAGGACAAGACGCTCAAGCTCGAGGACCAGAACGGCAACAAGCTCGAGATGACGGCGGACGGCATCAAGCTGGAGAGCGTCAAGGCGCTCGAGCTGAAGGCGGGCACGGAATTGAAGCTGGAGTCCGGCACCGCGCTCAACGCCAAGGGCGGCACCGAGCTGAAGCTGGAGGGCACCTCCGCCGCGGAGGTCTCCAGCTCGGCCATCACCAAAATCAAGGGCGGCATCGTCCAGCTCAACTGA